From Neodiprion pinetum isolate iyNeoPine1 chromosome 7, iyNeoPine1.2, whole genome shotgun sequence, a single genomic window includes:
- the RpII215 gene encoding DNA-directed RNA polymerase II subunit RPB1, whose translation MATNDSKAPVRVVKRVQFGILSPDEIRRMSVTDGGIRFPETMEGGRPKLGGLMDPRQGVIDRHSRCQTCAGNMTECPGHFGHIDLAKPVFHVGFITKSIKILRCVCFYCSKLLVSPHNPKIKEIVMKTKGQPRKRLTFVYDLCKSKNICEGGDEMDINKDGQEQQQADKKPGHGGCGRYQPNLRRSGLDVSAEWKHVNEDSQEKKIVLTAERAWEILKHITDEESFILGMDPKFARPDWMIVTVLPVPPLSVRPAVVMYGSAKNQDDLTHKLADIIKSNNELLRNEQAGAAAHVISENIKMLQFHVATLVDNDMPGMPKAMQKSGKPLKAIKARLKGKEGRIRGNLMGKRVDFSARTVITPDPNLRIDQVGVPRSIAQNLTFPEIVTPFNIDKMQELVRRGNSQYPGAKYIVRDNGERIDLRFHPKPSDLHLQCGYRVERHIRDGDLVIFNRQPTLHKMSMMGHRVKVLPWSTFRMNLSCTSPYNADFDGDEMNLHVPQSMETRAEVENIHVTPRQIITPQANKPVMGIVQDTLTAVRKMTKRDVFIEKEQMMNILMHLPSWDGKMPQPCILKPKPLWTGKQIFSLIIPGNVNMIRTHSTHPDEEDDGPYKWISPGDTKVMVEHGELVMGILCKKTLGTSAGSLLHICMLELGHDVCGRFYGNIQTVINNWLLLEGHSIGIGDTIADPQTYLEIQKAIKKAKEDVIEVIHKAHNMELEPTPGNTLRQTFENQVNRILNDARDKTGGSAKKSLTEYNNLKAMVVSGSKGSNINISQVIACVGQQNVEGKRIPFGFRKRTLPHFIKDDYGPESRGFVENSYLAGLTPSEFYFHAMGGREGLIDTAVKTAETGYIQRRLIKAMESVMVHYDGTVRNSVGQLIQLRYGEDGLCGETVEFQNLPTIKLSNKAFEKKFKFDPTNERYLRRIFTEDIVREMMGSGDVISVLEQEWEQLNKDRIALREIFPSGESKVVLPCNLQRMIWNGQKIFHINKRAPTDLSPIRVIQGVKDLLEKCIIVAGDDRLSKQANENATLLFQCLVRSTLCTKCVSEEFRLSTEAFEWLIGEIETRFQQAQVFPGEMVGALAAQSLGEPATQMTLNTFHFAGVSSKNVTLGVPRLKEIINISKKPKAPSLTVFLTGAAARDAEKAKNVLCRLEHTTLRKVTANTAIYYDPDPQNTVIAEDQEFVNVYYEMPDFDPTKISPWLLRIELDRKRMTDKKLTMEQIAEKINAGFGDDLNCIFNDDNAEKLVLRIRIMNSDDNKFQDTEEETVDKMEDDMFLRCIEANMLSDMTLQGIEAIGKVYMHLPQTDSKKRIVVTDTGEFKAIAEWLLETDGTSLMKVLSERDVDPVRTFSNDICEIFQVLGIEAVRKSVEKEMNTVLQFYGLYVNYRHLALLCDVMTAKGHLMAITRHGINRQDTGALMRCSFEETVDVLLDAASHAEVDPMRGVSENIIMGQLPRLGTGCFDLLLDAEKCKAGIEIPMAVGAGMMGGAGMFFGSAATPSMSPQMTPWNQMGATPGYGASSMSPALGSGMTPGGACFSPSGASDASGLSPAYSVYSPQPGSPGSPGPSMSPYPMSPAGGASPSYSPTSPAYLPTSPSMTPSSPNYSPTSPTYSPTSPNYSPTSPSYSPTSPSYSPTSPSYSPTSPSYSPTSPSYSPTSPSYSPTSPSYSPTSPSYSPTSPSYSPTSPSYSPTSPSYSPTSPSYSPTSPSYSPTSPSYSPTSPSYSPTSPSYSPSSPNYTPASPSYSPTSPSYSPSSPQYSPASPSYSPSSPKYSPTSPSYSPTSPSFAGTSPQYTPASPTYSPTSPTYSPTSPSYSPSSPQRTASASTGYSPSSPNYSPTSPTYSPSSSQYSPTSPTYTPTSPSYSPTSPTYSPPARGYSPTSPTYSPASPAYETDD comes from the exons ATGGCGACGAACGACTCGAAGGCGCCGGTGCGCGTCGTGAAAAGAGTGCAGTTTGGTATTCTTTCCCCAGATGAAATT CGCCGTATGTCAGTTACCGATGGGGGAATCCGTTTCCCGGAAACGATGGAGGGCGGCCGCCCGAAGCTTGGCGGTCTCATGGACCCTAGACAAGGGGTGATAGATAGACATTCTCGATGTCAGACATGTGCAGGCAACATGACAGAGTGCCCTGGACATTTTGGACACATTGATTTGGCCAAACCAGTATTTCACGTTGGTTTCATCACAAAGAGTATCAAAATATTGAGATGTGTTTGTTTCTACTGCTCAAAGCTTCTTGTCAGTCCA CACAATCcaaagataaaagaaattgtCATGAAGACCAAAGGACAGCCCCGAAAGCGATTAACATTCGTATATGACCTCTGCAAAAGTAAGAATATCTGTGAAGGTGGAGATGAAATGGACATAAACAAGGACGGGCAGGAACAGCAACAGGCGGATAAAAAACCAGGACACGGAGGATGTGGTAGGTATCAGCCAAACCTGAGACGATCAGGCCTGGATGTGTCCGCGGAATGGAAACACGTCAACGAAGattcacaagaaaaaaagattgtaTTGACCGCGGAACGTGCCTGGGAGATACTGAAACACATAACGGATGAAGAGTCTTTCATTCTTGGTATGGACCCCAAGTTTGCTAGGCCCGATTGGATGATCGTCACGGTACTTCCGGTTCCTCCACTCTCAGTCAGACCAGCAGTCGTTATGTATGGCTCGGCAAAGAATCAAGATGATTTAACGCACAAGCTTGCTGATATTATAAAATCGAACAACGAGTTATTGAGGAATGAGCAGGCTGGTGCAGCTGCGCACGTTATatcagaaaatataaaaatgctGCAATTCCATGTGGCCACACTTGTAGATAACGACATGCCTGGCATGCCGAAGGCCATGCAAAAATCTGGCAAACCATTAAAAGCTATTAAGGCGAGATTAAAggggaaggaaggaagaatcAGAGGTAATCTTATGGGCAAACGTGTGGACTTTTCAGCGCGTACGGTCATCACCCCAGATCCAAACCTCCGGATTGACCAAGTCGGTGTCCCCCGTAGCATAGCTCAGAATTTAACGTTTCCAGAAATAGTGACACCTTTCAATATCGACAAAATGCAGGAACTCGTGCGACGAGGTAACTCGCAGTATCCCGGGGCAAAGTACATTGTCCGAGATAACGGGGAGAGAATAGATCTAAGGTTTCACCCGAAACCCTCAGACCTTCACCTCCAATGTGGATACAGAGTAGAAAGACACATAAGGGACGGCGACCTCGTGATTTTCAACCGACAACCGACCCTGCACAAAATGAGTATGATGGGACACAGAGTCAAAGTTCTACCTTGGAGTACATTCAGAATGAATCTTAGCTGCACTTCTCCGTACAACGCTGATTTCGATGGTGACGAAATGAACCTGCACGTACCTCAGTCGATGGAGACCAGAGCTGAAGTTGAGAACATTCACGTCACACCTCGACAGATCATTACACCTCAGGCAAACAAGCCTGTCATGGGTATTGTGCAGGATACGTTGACTGCCGTTAGAAAAATGACCAAGAGAGACGTATTCATAGAAAAGGAACAAATGATGAACATTTTAATGCACTTACCCAGCTGGGATGGGAAAATGCCCCAACCCTGCATCCTAAAACCAAAACCATTGTGGACCGGGAAGCAAATATTCTCCCTGATCATTCCTGGCAATGTGAACATGATCAGAACCCACAGCACACATCCAGACGAGGAGGACGACGGACCTTACAAGTGGATATCACCCGGAGATACAAAAGTTATGGTCGAACATGGGGAACTGGTTATGGGTATTCTGTGTAAAAAGACATTAGGTACCTCAGCCGGATCTCTTCTTCATATTTGTATGTTGGAATTGGGACACGACGTGTGCGGTCGTTTTTACGGGAACATTCAAACCGTGATTAATAACTGGCTGCTGCTAGAGGGTCACTCGATTGGTATTGGAGATACGATTGCCGATCCTCAAACATACTTGGAAATTCAAAAGGCCATCAAGAAAGCCAAGGAGGATGTAATAGAGGTGATACACAAGGCGCACAACATGGAACTGGAACCGACACCAGGTAACACGCTTAGACAAACCTTCGAGAATCAGGTAAACAGAATCCTAAACGATGCTCGTGACAAAACTGGTGGTTCGGCGAAGAAATCTCTTACGGAATATAACAATTTGAAAGCTATGGTCGTATCTGGTTCAAAGGGATCGAACATCAACATTTCTCAGGTCATTGCGTGTGTCGGTCAGCAAAACGTTGAGGGTAAGAGAATACCATTCGGATTCCGCAAACGCACCCTGCCACATTTCATCAAAGACGACTACGGTCCTGAATCAAGAGGGTTCGTTGAAAACTCATACCTTGCCGGTCTCACACCATCAGAGTTTTATTTCCACGCTATGGGAGGTAGAGAGGGTCTCATTGATACCGCCGTCAAAACTGCCGAAACTGGATACATTCAGCGACGTTTGATCAAAGCTATGGAGTCTGTTATGGTTCACTATGACGGAACAGTTAGGAATTCTGTTGGACAGCTTATTCAGCTGCGTTACGGAGAGGACGGACTTTGTGGTGAAACTGTAGAATTCCAAAACTTGCCAACTATCAAATTGAGCAACAAGgcatttgaaaagaaattcaaattcgatcCAACTAACGAGAG ATACCTTCGTCGTATATTCACAGAAGACATTGTCCGTGAAATGATGGGCTCCGGAGATGTAATTTCAGTACTTGAGCAAGAGTGGGAACAATTGAACAAAGATCGTATTGCAttgcgtgaaatttttcccagtgGTGAGTCAAAAGTTGTGTTACCGTGCAACTTGCAGAGAATGATATGGAACgggcaaaaaatatttcacatcaACAAAAGGGCGCCAACCGACCTCAGCCCTATCAGAGTTATCCAAG GTGTCAAGGATTTGTTGGAAAAGTGTATTATCGTGGCTGGTGACGACAGATTGAGCAAACAGGCTAACGAAAATGCTACCCTGTTGTTCCAATGTTTGGTACGCTCGACTTTGTGCACCAAATGTGTTTCTGAAGAATTCAGATTGTCCACCGAGGCTTTTGAGTGGCTGATTGGTGAAATTGAAACTCGATTCCAGCAGGCACAG GTATTCCCTGGAGAAATGGTGGGGGCGTTGGCTGCCCAGTCTCTTGGTGAACCTGCAACACAGATGACGCTGAACACTTTCCACTTTGCTGGAGTATCGTCCAAGAACGTAACTTTGGGAGTGCCGAGGCTAAAGGAGATAATCAATATCAGTAAAAAACCAAAGGCTCCTTCGCTAACTGTTTTCTTAACCGGAGCAGCTGCCAGAGATGCGGAGAAGGCCAAGAATGTACTTTGTCGATTGGAACATACAACTTTGCGAAAAGTCACTGCAAATACTGCAATCTACTATGATCCTGATCCCCAAAATACAGTGATCGCCGAAGATCAAGAGTTTGTTAACGTTTATTACGAGATGCCAGATTTTGATCCGACTAAAATCTCACCGTGGCTTTTGCGTATCGAGTTGGACAGGAAGAGAATGACAG ATAAGAAGTTGACTATGGAACAGAtagctgaaaaaataaatgctGGGTTTGGAGATGATCTCAATTGCATATTCAATGACGACAATGCTGAGAAATTGGTATTGCGAATAAGAATAATGAACAGTGATGACAACAAATTTCAAGATACCGAAGAAGAGACCGTCGACAAAATGGAGGATGATATGTTCTTACGATGCATTGAAGCCAATATGCTTAGCGATATGACATTGCAG GGAATAGAAGCGATCGGCAAAGTCTACATGCATTTGCCACAGACAGATTCAAAAAAGCGTATTGTAGTCACCGATACCGGGGAGTTCAAAGCTATTGCTGAATGGCTTTTGGAAACTGATGGGACAAGCCTTATGAAAGTTTTGAGTGAAAGGGACGTCGATCCAGTACGTACATTCAGTAACGACATCTGTGAAATATTCCAAGTATTGGGTATTGAGGCTGTGCGTAAAtcagttgaaaaagaaatgaatactGTACTGCAATTCTATGGTCTGTACGTGAACTATCGACATCTTGCGCTGCTTTGTGATGTCATGACTGCTAAAGGTCATCTCATGGCTATCACTCGTCACGGTATAAACAGACAGGACACCGGAGCACTCATGAG ATGTTCCTTTGAAGAAACGGTCGATGTTTTGCTTGATGCCGCATCTCATGCTGAAGTCGATCCGATGAGAGGTGTGTCCGAAAATATTATCATGGGACAACTACCGCGTCTTGGCACTG GCTGTTTTGACCTCCTCCTCGATGCAGAGAAGTGTAAGGCTGGTATAGAAATACCAATGGCAGTGGGAGCTGGAATGATGGGTGGGGCTGGTATGTTCTTCGGAAGTGCTGCTACACCTAGCATGAGTCCTCAAATGACACCTTGGAACCAAATGGGCGCAACTCCTGGTTACGGAGCCTCCAGCATGTCTCCTG CCTTGGGAAGTGGCATGACACCTGGAGGAGCCTGTTTTTCTCCATCGGGAGCATCAGATGCGTCAGGTTTATCCCCAGCCTACTCTGTCTATTCACCACAACCTGGGAGTCCGGGCAGTCCAGGGCCCAGCATGAGTCCCTACCCGATGTCTCCGGCAGGTGGAGCCTCACCAAGTTACTCTCCAACGTCACCGGCATACTTACCAACGTCACCCAGTATGACACCTTCCAGTCCAAATTACTCACCAACTAGTCCAACGTACTCGCCAACTAGTCCGAATTACTCACCGACCAGTCCTAGCTACTCGCCGACAAGCCCAAGCTACTCGCCAACGAGTCCAAGTTATTCGCCCACTAGTCCGAGCTACTCACCAACTTCCCCAAGTTATTCGCCGACTAGTCCGAGCTATTCACCCACGAGTCCGAGCTACTCGCCCACGAGTCCGAGCTACTCACCGACTAGCCCGAGCTACTCTCCCACGAGTCCGAGCTATTCGCCAACGAGTCCAAGCTACTCACCGACTAGTCCAAGCTACTCACCTACGAGTCCAAGTTATTCACCAACGAGCCCGAGCTACTCGCCCACCAGTCCAAGCTACTCGCCAACAAGTCCAAGCTACTCACCCAGCTCTCCAAATTATACACCTGCTTCGCCGTCGTATTCCCCCACTAGCCCCTCTTACTCGCCTAGTTCACCTCAGTATTCGCCCGCCAGTCCAAGCTACTCTCCTAGCAGTCCTAAATACTCCCCAACCAGTCCCAGCTACTCCCCTACCTCCCCGTCGTTCGCCGGTACATCGCCGCAGTACACGCCGGCTAGCCCCACTTACTCGCCGACTAGCCCAACCTACTCGCCTACGAGCCCCAGCTACTCACCAAGCTCTCCGCAACGCACAGCTTCTGCAAGCACGGGGTACTCGCCCAGCAGTCCCAACTACTCGCCGACCAGTCCAACATACTCTCCGTCGAGCTCACAGTATTCGCCGACTAGTCCCACCTACACACCAACCAGCCCAAGCTACTCTCCTACAAGTCCTACATATTCGCCGCCAGCACGTGGCTACTCTCCGACCAGTCCTACTTATTCGCCTGCGTCGCCTGCCTATGAAACTGACGATTAA
- the glo gene encoding heterogeneous nuclear ribonucleoprotein H produces the protein MSNGSGDHDEEGYVVKLRGLPWSTTVDEILKFFNDCSISHGKAGIHMTMSREGRPSGEAYIEMDTEEDIEKACKRDRDHMGHRYIEVFKAKRGEMEWVVKRSGLNLENAMDDGCVRLRGLPFGCSKEEIAQFFAGLEILPNGISLPTDYTGRSTGEAYVQFVNKDVAERALQKHKEKIGHRYIEIFRSSLSEVRASIGPKMRGGPMGSFNQRPAPYDRGDRFGGMNRFSNSGRGSRSRDFDSGLWGGSNNFGSRGGNMCMRGSMDMKGNNFRGSGDNWNGGNSGLHCIHMRGLPFRATEQDIADFFRPIVPVNIRLLLENSGRASGEADVEFASHDEAVKAMSKDKSHMSHRYIELFLNSSSGSGGISGLGGIGNFCGGLGSNFRPGYSPNNRGYNNSQLGGNNYNSF, from the exons ATGTCGAACGGAAGTGGCGATCACGACGAGGAAGGGTACGTCGTAAAACTACGAGGACTACCTTGGTCCACAACCGTCGATGAGATATTGAAATTCTTCAACGACTGTAGCATTTCGCATGGCAAAGCCGGCATTCATATGACTATGTCGAGAGAAGGAAGACCCAGCGGTGAAGCATACATTGAAATGGACACGGAAGAGGATATCGAGAAGGCATGTAAACGAGATAGAGATCACATGGGACATCGGTACATCGAAG TCTTCAAAGCCAAAAGGGGTGAGATGGAGTGGGTGGTTAAAAGGAGTGGATTGAATTTGGAAAATGCAATGGACGACGGCTGTGTTCGTTTGCGAGGTTTACCGTTTGGTTGTTCAAAAGAAGAGATTGCGCAGTTTTTTGCCG GGTTGGAGATTTTGCCGAATGGAATATCGCTACCTACAGACTACACAGGCCGCAGTACTGGGGAGGCTTACGTTCAGTTTGTTAACAAAGATGTTGCGGAGAGAGCTCTGCAGAAACACAAGGAAAAGATAGGACACAG GTACATTGAAATATTCCGAAGCAGCTTGTCAGAGGTACGTGCCAGCATTGGTCCTAAAATGCGCGGTGGCCCAATGGGTAGTTTCAACCAAAGACCTGCACCCTATGATCGTGGGGACAGATTCGGCGGGATGAATCGATTCAGCAATAGCGGTAGAGGCTCCAGGAGCAGAG aCTTTGATAGTGGATTATGGGGTGGAAGCAATAACTTTGGATCGCGCGGCGGAAATATGTGTATGCGTGGCAGCATGGATATGAAGGGTAATAACTTTAGAGGCAGTGGAGACAATTGGAACGGTGGGAACTCTGGTCTTCACTGTATCCACATGCGAGGCCTTCCTTTCAGAGCTACGGAACAAGACATTGCAGAT tttttcaGGCCTATTGTCCCTGTAAATATACGCCTTTTATTGGAGAACAGCGGAAGAGCATCAGGCGAAGCAGATGTTGAATTTGCCAGCCACGACGAAGCTGTCAAAGCTATGTCAAAG GATAAAAGCCACATGTCGCACAGATATATAGAACTGTTCCTCAACTCGTCTAGTGGATCAGGTGGTATATCGGGATTGGGAGGGATTGGCAATTTCTGCGGAG GGTTAGGCAGTAATTTCAGACCAGGTTATTCACCGAACAACAGGGGTTACAACAACAGTCAACTCGGAGGAAATAACTATAATAGTTTTTGA